Below is a genomic region from Scomber scombrus chromosome 3, fScoSco1.1, whole genome shotgun sequence.
GAAGTTGTTTACCTCCTCCAGCTGTTGAATAAAGGAGTGCATGGGAGTGTCAGGTTTAGGAGGGCGGGACACATGCATGTACAGCTCATCGCCATTAGCCAGTGTatccaaacacaaaacaaacgcCACATTGTCATGGAGCAGGCTAGACTCTGGTTAGAAAAAGTttggacaaaataaatcaaacggGGCTGCTCATGTTCACTTAGGTCTATGTTAGTGCAGGTTACTTTCGACAAGGCATaagccccaaaactcaccagcATGGTCTAGATTTTCTTCAATCCATCTCTTTGTGCCCAGGAAGTTGTGTTTTCCTCCTCCAGTTAGGGAGAACATTAAATGATATCTAAAACACCAaaagaaatatcaaaatcaatcaaacatttcaacCAATAGTGGACATCTTACCTGCCAAACGGAGaggacacattttttattgGATAATCACATGTTTAGGTTAGTTTGTTAATTCAGACTTTGATAGTGTGGAGCTCACTTGAGAATGCAAAACAGGTTGTTTCTAGAACAGTTTGGGGTGTTATGttctaaaaatagaaatgtgtgtttgcaaaGCATCACGTGGTTACTTTATTGTAATTAGTAATACACTTTAGGCATAATTTTCATTCATTGCATTATTTGCTACTGCAGAAAGTACTTGTAACTCACGGTGGCCTGGTGCTTGGGCTACTATAAAGCTTCTGGAAGAGACGTGCCAACTCTAGCAGGATGGTGACCCCACTTCCATTGGAGTCTGCTCCATAAGACAACCACTGtattacacataaatacaaacacatacattaatgaacatgaacatgaagagagagaaatggaatTAACAGGGTAGAGCTTGGGAAACTGTTCCACATACATCAcgatgaagtgttttttttgtttttatctgacTCACCGGTGCTAGCCCATAGGAGTCATAGTGGGCGGTGATGACGATAGTGGGCACATCCTCCCCTGCTCCGGGAAGCACTCCCTGGAATACACATAACAGGATATAGTGCAGAATTGATGATTAAACCCCATGTCAAAATAATGCATTTGACCGAAATTTTGAGAATGTCATTGTAGGCTTTTTACTTCTCTCTACTGCATCAAAGGTTTTCACACTCACCTCCAGTGTGACTATAGCGTTGTCCGTGATGGCCTTGATAGGGGCATTGTTGCTCACTAAGATCTGAAAGGCTGTAGCTGTGACCATACTTCGAAGAACTGCCAAAAATACATCataaaaatttgaataaaacacacaggctgcattttttccccagtttttttctgtctgcttgTTTAATAGTATCTCTTTAGCTGTTTTGTTTACCCATTGTTAACATTCGTTcctagatttttttctttaatctttgattacatttttaatcaaatatacaTTCCTTACATATCCATATCCATCCTTTTTTATCTATTCTTTTTAACTTAACTATCACTTTCATTCAAATAATCATGTCACCAGCTATGAATTGTCCATCCATCTAAAGTAGCACACAGTACATCCACATATCCTCTTGTATTTCTCACCTCGGACAAATATTGAGGAGGTCCGGGTAGCTGCAGCCTGCTTGACCTCCTCATACATGTAGAGCAATTGTTCATCCTCAGGCACCACATACACAGGCATGAGGGTCTCCTTCAGCAAGGCCTCGCTCTCACTCACCATGAAGGActgggagagaaaaagggatTGTTGAAACAACTAGGTGAAGAGACACAATTGTATAgataaaagtattttatatGGTACAAATCACTGAAATAGAGCAGGAAGGATTTCTATGACTATAATTCTGCAAGCTCTTAACTGATTCCCTGGAGCACTTACATAACATTATATGATAAGAGCCTGATAAAAGATGCTgtaattcttattttttttgttccctCATAGCTAGAGCACAGAGAATGTTTTGGGATAAATCTGTTACCTGTACTTTATCATGGGGGACATTGGAGATATTTCTGGGCAGCAGGATCAGTATGGCAGCAGCATTTTGTCTCTGGGCTTCGAGGTATTTTTCTGTTGTGAAGTCTGGCACCTTCATGATGACACAGCGACGTGTCAGCACCGGCTCATCTGCTGAGCGTGCCTCTGCCACCACAATGGCTCCACGGCAACCTTAACATCCAAAATCAAAAAAATGACATGGGGAGAATGAGAAGtatttgtaatgaaagcctCAAGAggtcacaaaaatgtaaaaacttcaTGTGgtgtcaatgttcatttaaGTGGGATATGTATTAATACAGAAAATCCAACCTTCTTCAGTCTATGATTTAACTTAAATAGGGAAAAGTGACAGTACCTAAGACTTTTTGGTGTTTCTAAATGTACATATGATATTAAGGAGGACTCAGGAGGTacagcggtcgtcctccaatcaGAAGATTGACGGTTcaattcctggctcctccagtccacatgtcaatgtgtcttTGGGCGAGATACTTAACCCAGCTCCCAATGACTGCACTAATGTTATATGAATATGTTGTTGGGTTTGGTTGgtaccctgcgtggtagcccctgccatcagtgtatgaattgtgtgtgaatgtgacatgtagtgtaaaagtgctttgaatgGTCAAAAGgttagaaaagcgctatattgGTACAGTCCATTTTCAATATAcaccatgaaaacacaaaaaaagtttagttCAAATTGAGGGTGTAACTTTTTCAGAAATAGAATATGTCCAGCTGTGCAACAGTACAGCTCATGGCAGAAATCTATCTCTCAACTCACCATGCTTTTCTTGTGCCAGGTTGAACTGTTGCATCCTGTAGGCGGTGAACTCATAGGAGGATACAGCAGGAAGAGCGGAGCCATGAAGAGACTggacagagagcagcagcagcagaacagcAGAAAAGCTCAGGTCTCTCAGAAACATGATGTCACGTCCGGCCCAGATTTTGTTATGTCAGTCTACGAAGGAAGGTTGATGTTAGAGGCTTCATAGCTCAGACAAGGTAGGTAGCATACAAGTGGTGGAGCAGTTAAGACAGTACCATGTTCACTCAAATGCTATATGCTAAAATATCTTATATGTAATAATCCCTCATTTGTGCATAATAATCCCTCATTTTTTTAGAGACCCTATTACGGATATCCTTTTGGAAATAGAAACATTAGGATTTGGTGGCTGAAGATGTCATAATCTCAACCAACTGTCCAGAAGGAGACTCTGCCACTTTACAGTAAAACACTTCTACAACCATAAAGTCCACTATACACAACCAACATCATTCTGAGGTATGAAAATGCTGCTcacctgtttcctgttttcctGTAGTTCTGTCTCATGAGCTTGTTTTACTACGTGTTTCTCAGCTACAGTGCTACTCCTTGCAGCGTGGTCACAAACTAGCTCCTGGGACTTGAGGCTTCTAGGTAAGCCACCATTCACCATCTGGTCCCAAGGGATCAACTTAAAGCTAATCACAAACacccaaccccccacccctctcacTCACTATTcctctatctacctatctatctacctatctatctatctatctatctatctatctatctatctatctatctatctatctatctatctatctatctatctatctatctatctatctatctatctatctatctatctatctatctatctatctatctatctatctatccgtTCTTCCCCATCCTCTCCTGCCCGGCCACTTGAGTGGGTAATAACACATCCCCAGCAGAGATTCTGTGTGGGAGGCAGGCAAACTGTTTCATACAGCAGctatttgtttaatctgctgCTGGCACAACAGTTGGAAGGAGTCTGAAGAAGTGTCGGACTGGGAGTGATTGAGAAACACAGGGTGATGATGTTGAGATATAATGTGACAAATCTTCTTCCATGCTTCGGTATTTCTGGTTGATGAAAAACAgcaattttatatttaaaaaaatacatttcgcCTTCCAATCAATTGTAGTGATAAACTGAGTTAATTTAATGTGTCTCTTCTCGATGTTGTGGTTTTCTCCAAAAGGCATTTGAAGTAGGACctgcacatactgtaggtgTGAATATGTTTACTGACTCATCATCTGTCCATGACGAAGGCTCCAAGTTCCCACTGAccctgagaaaaataaaaaatattaaaaataaatggctgATATATGACACCAAgcaaaaaaaggtaaaattacaatcacagaaaaacatgacaacatcAAAATTTTCAGATatctaatatttattttttgatatttcgGCACTATACACAGAACTTTTAACACTGTTAAAATCTAAATGGGACCAGTTCACAATCATCATAATAAGCATCTGACTAACAAAAACCATCAGTCTGTATATGAATTTTTTTCCCATACTtgaaaaataagttaaaacacACAACTGCAAATAAATATCTTCTGTTACAATGCATTACTTTTGGACTCTTAACTCAAGAGGTTAGTGAAGCTTAAGGACATTGGCCAGAAGTAGCGCACTAAATAGAAGACGACCGTGTGAATCTATCAGGATGATGCTTAtgatacagaaaacaaaatccaGCACCATAGTCAATCACACAGTCAGTctctaaatgtaaatgtcagcTGTACACAGCTACTGAGCCAACTCTCTCCCCAGCAAATAGCTGTCCCGACAACTTTATCTTACACCAACTTCTGTACTCCtaatcatgtctttttttcagcttAATGCAAGTAATATCATCTACACACATGGCACCTCATTTGCAAAAGAAATGTagattttttcatgtttgtgtgcttttgtaACTCAAATGCTGTAGAAACAATCAGGCTGTATCAGGGATATCAGAGATGAGAAATAGGACATTATTTCTTACAGATTCACGGACTTGTCTGGATGGTTTACTTAGCCAATAATGGTTCGACatttataataaacattttgttttctctttccctgTAGGTTTTtagtacacacagtacaatTGATTCATTTAATGAAAGCTAAATTATATCTCTTCCTGTTGATCACACATATGCTTGCAGATCTTTCAGACCTctccaaataattaaaaaaaaacctccaagaAAAGGAATCATTGATTATGTACTGTTCTTCCATTCAGTGAATCccaaaatattttgtttttgtatggattTTCCTAAAATGTAGATGTAGATGTGAACAGCTGAAGAGTGAATGCAAGGTTTCCCAAAACACTAATATATCTACAAAGATAATCAAAATAACATTCATTACATAGGCACACAGTATTTTAGAAGTATCTTCACATCCTGATCAAATCCTTTGGTACAGTACAATCTGAATGTTACAGTAAGAGAATAACTTGTACCACAGTGTAAAGTGTACACATACAAGCTAGATATAAGCGTTTATAAATTTaggttattttttaaagagaaagaaatttGTTTTCTGGGTGTCAAAATGTGCATAACCATGAAGTGGCATAAACTCTCATAGTTAAGGTGTTTCTGGGAAACCCACCACTCATCTTCCACTGTCATTTGTTTCTGAGCAGATTCACGGACAAGTGTGGAAATAGCTGATGTCTGTGAACCTCCACAGATGCCTTTAGAGTGATGTAAACATGATTAATAAATCGCATGAATTCAGAACTTCTAAATAGCAAGAACTACTTCCTTTTCAACGTGGTGGAAAACATCCATTAGTATAAAGCCTTGACAATACACAGCTGTGTCTGGTGCTACATATACAGGCCCCCAAATTAAGTTTGCGCAAATATATGAtcatacaaaacaaatacactTAATAAAAAACTTCCcttgatatgaaaaaaaatcctatttaaTTTCCATCCAGGCAATATGGAATAACTTCAATGACATTCTTCTACACCAGGTacaaccatttttttttcatttactctTCTGTTACCACATTCACTGGTGGTGACGTCCTTCGATACCCAGTTATGTCCATGGCTGACATGGATAAAAATAAAGGAAGTACACTAATCCATGAGCTGTTCTGCcattatttctaaataaatgtttctcTACATCTTCCGTTATTACGGTAGGTGAACCTAAATATTGctaattttatctttttttaaagcacatctCACACAATGTCTCATCAGCACAAAGATGTGTTTAGGGGTCAATAAAATCTGGTAAATTATCTGCACAGGCTGGTCATTAGAAGACAGTGTTAACAGGCAACAtgcaaaatgatttgttttcagtttcttttaacTGAATATTAAACAATGAGCAGTACAACCTCGGTGTAACAGACagacattacaaaaaaaatctggattTGACTACCTTAGTGTCGTGACTTGCAAGCGCTAGTGTTTTATCAGTAGCTTGATGGTTTAGCACTATGTTCTTGGACATaattacacacacgcacacacacacatcattttcatgtttgacaCATATGTACACAGGAAGACAAAGCAGACCGGCTGAAAGAAACGAGAGAAAAGACAATGGCCACTAAGAAACTTCCGATCTCCTAAGCTTCTCGTCCATTGAATGTGACCAGCAGCAGAGTAATAGACTCCTTGAATGGTGCACTTCAGCAGTAATAACGCCTTGTCATCATAACAGGTTTTTTGTCGAGTTCCTGTCATGCCATTTTGTTGGTTCCGTTCTTCTGCAACGTCGCACAATCCTTCATGGTGGTTGTAAACCAAAATATCCACAACCATGGGATGGAGTTCAGGCGAAGGAGAAGCAAAAGTAACATGTTTTCCTTGGAGGTAATGTTCCTGCCATCAGTCGAGCCCTCGCTGAACCAACAACGCAGAAGTAAGATGCACAGATCCTACCATAGGAGGAACGTGCACAAGATACTGTACATATGGACACTTTTCTCGAGAATTGACCTGTTTCCATTGCTTACTGTAACATTTACACACCCCTTGTTATCCCTTTGTGCCGGTGCCAGCCAATAGTTTTTCAACTCCTCCTTGCTGCCGCTCTAGTAGGAAGTTGGCTTCAGTGCAGGTGGCAGacaggagattttttttttttcttttcttttttttgatggGGATTGGAGGAGGGGCGGGGGGCTACTGGATTTGACAGGCTGTGGAGGGAGCAGCCTGGCAACACATGCAGGTGGGGTTGACTGCTTTCGGAGGGATCAGATCCAGGTCCTCGTCATCAGGGATCTCATCGAGCCGGTACCCATCCTTCAGGAGCTGGATGTTCAGGTCCTGGTTGATCTGCTGTAGAAGCAAAAGGGAGGAGATAGAGTATCAGCAGAGCTTCAGAACCCAGTTGCCAAATCCTTAAAGGTAGGAATGAGCTTGTTAGTGAAATTAGTTTGAATGCTGATTCTAAATATATTCATCATACATGTTCAAAAACGTTGTGAGAGCCCAATTAATTATATCtttacataaacagaaaaaaagcaccGTAGAGTTCAATCAGGTCTTTGGTGGTAATGGAGGGAGGCAAGAGGACAAAAATAACAAGGAACAACCTATTTGGATGACAGCTAAATCACTACAGATGACACTCAGTGATTCTAAATACTTGGATATTACAATGGTGCAATGGGTGCACATGTACCTGGTGGAACCGGTGTGACGATGGGATTGGATGATCAGGTGGTGATGTTTGTGGTTTCACAATATATCAACTacaatataatgtgtgtatagatACCTGGTCCCTCAGACATCTCACCTCGGCTGAGGAGTATCCTGATGACGAGTATCTGGACATGTCAAAGTCATCGTCACTGTAAAAATGGAGACATCAGCAGTTAGACACAAGCTTATCAAAAGATGAAGGTTGAAATAATTGTAATACATGGTAAAAAATGCACACAGTTGTATGTCATATTTGAAGGTGTTGACATTTCCAAGGTAAACAGATTGGACAATAAACAAATGGGTGTCCTGTGTGGCTGTGAGTCAGAAATCCTGTGACAGAAACTATATGATGCAATCCATGATGTAAGCTCGACCGGTTCCCAGAGGGCTCATTTCACTCGAGAGACTCTACCTCATGTAGCACAAAGGGTGGGACTCATCTGTGTCAAAAGGAGACCTGCTGGTACAGTGCGGAAGAGAGCGCTCCCTCTGAGCCGCTTTTCCCCATCCAAATCCTCACCCCGCTATCCTCTAATCCTGTGCCCTGCTAGAGGCTTTGCCCCCTTTTTAGGATCCCTCTGTTAAGAACTCTCTCAAGTTACTCGATGGATTAATGTACCATCATGACAGTGTGAAATGTACAAAACAACAAGTTAGCCAATTTCTgcttttcccctcctccttttaCGCCAGCTCTTCAGTTTCTGAAATATTAGTTCTTTGAATTGCGTTATCTTTTAGTGTTGTGAAGTTCAAGAAATGATATACCTGTCAGTGTCCAATGCTACAAGGGGCTTCTCATCTGGGCTCTGATCCAAGGAGGAGTAGCCTTTGTTTGGTACCACCAACCTGAAGAAGAACAAAGAGAACAGTTGAAAAAGTGCAAACTATCAAGGTATCAAACCTTGAATAAACCCTAACAACACAGTACACAGTAGTCACAAAGTAGTATAGTATATTCttgaaaaatatttcaaatctTGGAAGGCATGTACTTGATAACTGTCCTGAGTATGGTATTCTCCTTAAAGGccacagaaggaggaaaatTGGAGCAAATCTGTGGCCTTCAGCCTGCAGGCGTTGCCAGATTATCTTTACGCTTCAGAGACTCGGGGTTCAGACCAGTTGGTAGCCTTTCATATATTTCCACTAATCCATCAGAGAGTGGGATTAGACAGATGAGCCAGTTGTCAATACTGTGGAgtttgtactgttttttttgctcagtGCTTTGACTCCATTATCACCATCCACACTCGTGGAACACAACAAATTCTCCTTCTCGAAGAAGCCTTGTTGTGCACTGTTTGTGTTCGGTTGTAACATTATAAAGTCTGACGGCGTCCACAGAATGATGGCAGCAAATAAAGCCTTCAGTAGCGGGCTTAGCTGTCCTCATGCTTTGCATTTCAGTTGGTTGTGGTGTTTTGCATCGAATGGAGAGCAGACGATACAAAAACATATCGCTTGTGATGCTAATTAATGCAAAGTGTGACATTTGTGGTTGAGTTGGTTAacataacagagaaacaaacaggcaGTTGAGGCTGTTACCTTGTCCTGGCGTTCTTCTTGGGTTGTTGATTGACAGGACTGCCCACAGTGCCATTCTTCACTGATCCCTTCCTGGCAAGGTCCCTCTGT
It encodes:
- the zgc:109965 gene encoding nicalin-1-like, translated to MFLRDLSFSAVLLLLLSVQSLHGSALPAVSSYEFTAYRMQQFNLAQEKHGCRGAIVVAEARSADEPVLTRRCVIMKVPDFTTEKYLEAQRQNAAAILILLPRNISNVPHDKVQSFMVSESEALLKETLMPVYVVPEDEQLLYMYEEVKQAAATRTSSIFVRVLRSMVTATAFQILVSNNAPIKAITDNAIVTLEGVLPGAGEDVPTIVITAHYDSYGLAPWLSYGADSNGSGVTILLELARLFQKLYSSPSTRPPYHLMFSLTGGGKHNFLGTKRWIEENLDHAESSLLHDNVAFVLCLDTLANGDELYMHVSRPPKPDTPMHSFIQQLEEVVSSRFPWVRIGLVHKKINLVESTVAWEHERYSLRRIPGFTLSHVEDPKSELRGSVLDTMSQVDFRKQKRNGIIIAEALARYMFNLSDKGSPKDVQVFRGQMDFHDSRLSSLMAFLTSIPRATQLLDKEPSHILLVNSLEHEFKRYLQQVHRHNFRQDKRDPDITFFDQMNQPIVMYRVKPAAFDLFLGGCIAGYLGIVYYAIQNFGYLYTKLKAAVKSKHQ
- the fam219aa gene encoding protein FAM219A; translated protein: MMEEIDRFQVPPVNGETQPLDPAASSTSEADPDNKGETVAMNYKPSPLQVQIEKQRDLARKGSVKNGTVGSPVNQQPKKNARTRLVVPNKGYSSLDQSPDEKPLVALDTDSDDDFDMSRYSSSGYSSAEQINQDLNIQLLKDGYRLDEIPDDEDLDLIPPKAVNPTCMCCQAAPSTACQIQ